A region from the Sphingopyxis lindanitolerans genome encodes:
- a CDS encoding D-alanine--D-alanine ligase, translating into MTRGPWHVAVLMGGWSAEREVSLSSGAGIADALESRGHKVTRIDMDRDVAQRLAEAKPDIVFNALHGVPGEDGTVQGMLDLMGLKYTHSGLVTSVIAIDKELTKQALVPHGVPMPTGTMVDSESLFSADPLPRPYVLKPVNEGSSVGVAIVKDDSNYGNPIAREAVGPWQEFGRLLAEPFIKGRELTVAVLGNQALGVTELRVKSGFYDYDAKYTEGLTEHVCPAEIPADIAQRMKDLAVQTHRLLGCKGASRSDFRWDDEHGLAGIYLLEVNTQPGMTPLSLVPEQARAIGIDYAELVERIVEEAL; encoded by the coding sequence ATGACCCGCGGGCCATGGCATGTCGCCGTCCTGATGGGCGGCTGGTCGGCCGAACGCGAGGTGTCGCTGTCGAGCGGCGCGGGCATCGCCGACGCGCTGGAGTCGCGCGGGCATAAGGTTACGCGGATCGACATGGACCGCGACGTCGCCCAGCGGCTCGCCGAGGCGAAGCCCGACATCGTGTTCAACGCGCTCCACGGCGTTCCGGGCGAGGACGGCACGGTGCAGGGGATGCTCGACCTGATGGGCCTCAAATATACGCACAGCGGGCTCGTTACGTCGGTGATCGCGATCGACAAGGAATTGACGAAACAGGCGCTCGTGCCGCATGGTGTGCCGATGCCGACGGGGACGATGGTCGACAGCGAAAGCCTGTTTTCAGCCGACCCGCTGCCGCGCCCCTATGTCCTGAAACCCGTCAACGAAGGCTCGTCGGTCGGCGTCGCGATCGTCAAGGACGACAGCAATTACGGCAACCCGATCGCACGCGAAGCGGTCGGCCCTTGGCAGGAGTTCGGCCGGCTGCTCGCCGAACCCTTCATCAAGGGGCGTGAGTTGACCGTCGCGGTGCTCGGCAACCAGGCGCTCGGCGTCACCGAACTCCGCGTCAAGTCGGGCTTCTATGACTATGACGCCAAATATACCGAGGGGCTGACCGAGCATGTCTGCCCCGCCGAAATCCCTGCCGACATTGCGCAGCGGATGAAGGATCTCGCGGTCCAGACGCACCGGCTGCTCGGCTGCAAAGGCGCGTCGCGCTCCGATTTTCGCTGGGACGACGAACATGGGCTTGCGGGCATCTATTTGCTCGAGGTCAACACCCAGCCCGGCATGACGCCGCTCAGCCTGGTGCCCGAGCAGGCGCGCGCGATCGGTATCGACTATGCCGAACTCGTCGAACGCATCGTGGAGGAGGCGCTATGA
- a CDS encoding cell division protein FtsQ/DivIB, translating into MSSTRIKRGKAPPRRAARAPKKRRKVQTSRLNALINALPVSPATLQRAANWTIGLGLAAAVALAAHATGVTAKIHEEYAQAVGRAGFQVKKVEVVGADRIDRLKVYDIALAQKDRSMAAVDLEDVRHDLMQYGWIKDARVSRRLPDTLVVDIVERTPAAIWQHNNRLSLIDEKGVVLEPVSISTMPDLPLVIGPHANRRAQDLERLLAEASSLKELLAGATWVGNRRWDLRFRSGETLSLPEGEVEAKAALAKFAHMDGANRLLGRGILRFDMRDPTRFVLRLPHEGQVAPAKLDAARDAVDAAAAASSAEKG; encoded by the coding sequence ATGAGCAGCACGCGGATCAAGCGCGGCAAGGCGCCCCCGCGCCGCGCCGCGCGCGCGCCGAAGAAAAGGCGGAAAGTCCAGACGTCGCGCCTCAACGCGCTGATCAACGCGCTGCCGGTCAGCCCGGCGACGTTGCAGCGCGCCGCCAATTGGACGATCGGCCTTGGCCTTGCCGCCGCGGTCGCGCTCGCCGCGCATGCGACCGGCGTCACCGCGAAGATTCACGAGGAATATGCCCAAGCGGTCGGCCGCGCGGGTTTTCAGGTCAAGAAGGTCGAAGTCGTCGGCGCCGACCGCATCGACCGGCTCAAAGTCTATGATATCGCGCTCGCGCAGAAGGACCGCTCGATGGCGGCGGTCGACCTCGAGGATGTCCGCCACGACCTGATGCAATATGGCTGGATCAAGGATGCGCGCGTCTCGCGCCGCCTGCCCGACACGCTGGTCGTCGACATCGTCGAGCGCACCCCGGCGGCGATCTGGCAGCATAATAATCGCCTGTCGTTGATCGACGAAAAGGGTGTCGTGCTCGAACCCGTCAGCATTTCGACGATGCCCGATCTGCCGCTCGTCATCGGTCCGCACGCGAACCGCCGCGCGCAGGATTTGGAGCGCTTGCTCGCGGAGGCGAGCAGCCTCAAGGAATTGCTCGCGGGCGCGACCTGGGTCGGCAACCGCCGCTGGGATCTGCGCTTTCGCAGCGGCGAGACGCTGTCGCTTCCCGAAGGCGAGGTCGAGGCGAAGGCGGCGCTCGCCAAATTCGCGCACATGGACGGCGCCAACCGCTTGCTCGGACGCGGCATCTTACGCTTCGATATGCGCGACCCCACCCGTTTCGTGCTACGCCTGCCGCACGAAGGGCAGGTGGCGCCCGCGAAGCTCGACGCCGCGCGCGACGCGGTCGATGCCGCGGCCGCCGCCAGCTCGGCGGAGAAGGGATAA
- the ftsA gene encoding cell division protein FtsA translates to MAPPRIEKIITALDVGSWKVCALIAGQTADGQLHVLGTGQRESRGVQRGYVADMEQTEHIVREAIEQAERIAGLNIDDVWVSFSAGSLFSDVAPIESELGGHRIEQEDIDDLLAAGRAGIDPEGRMILHAQPALYTLDGLTGVKNPIGLHADRLGVDIHIIMADGAPVRNLEAAVRQAHLDVNAVVASPIAAGLACLSDEERDLGVALVELGAAVTTVSLYAGGMLVEMASLPFGASDITDDIASAFGIRRSQAQRLQSFYGSASASPRDNNEIIELDPGAPAGSDSPRITRAQLVAVIRQRLDAMMGEIGKTLKDLHFVGPVGRQVVLVGGGADLKGLADYTQSALGRAARVGRPRGLHGLPDAHGGPAFATLAGLVLYAASDPVDLRDLPMMAQDIYRPKSAGILNRLMAALKSSF, encoded by the coding sequence ATGGCGCCGCCGCGCATCGAAAAGATCATCACCGCGCTCGATGTCGGGTCGTGGAAGGTCTGCGCGCTGATCGCGGGGCAGACCGCCGATGGCCAGCTCCATGTGCTCGGCACCGGCCAGCGCGAGAGCCGCGGCGTCCAGCGCGGCTATGTCGCCGACATGGAGCAGACCGAACATATCGTGCGCGAGGCGATCGAGCAGGCCGAACGCATCGCCGGGCTCAACATCGACGATGTGTGGGTCAGCTTTTCGGCGGGCAGCCTGTTCAGCGACGTCGCGCCGATCGAGAGCGAGCTTGGCGGCCACCGTATCGAGCAGGAAGATATCGACGACCTGCTCGCCGCCGGGCGCGCCGGGATCGACCCCGAAGGGCGGATGATCCTGCACGCGCAGCCCGCGCTCTACACGCTCGACGGGCTGACCGGGGTCAAGAACCCGATCGGACTCCACGCCGACCGGCTCGGCGTCGACATCCACATCATCATGGCCGACGGCGCGCCGGTACGGAACCTCGAGGCCGCGGTGCGCCAGGCGCATCTCGACGTCAACGCGGTCGTCGCTTCGCCAATCGCCGCGGGGCTCGCATGCCTCTCCGACGAGGAGCGCGACCTGGGGGTCGCGCTGGTCGAACTCGGCGCGGCGGTCACCACCGTCTCGCTCTATGCCGGTGGCATGCTTGTCGAGATGGCGTCGCTGCCCTTCGGCGCCAGCGACATCACCGACGACATCGCCTCGGCCTTTGGCATTCGGCGCAGCCAGGCGCAGCGCTTGCAAAGCTTCTATGGCTCGGCCTCGGCAAGCCCGCGCGACAATAATGAGATTATCGAGCTCGACCCCGGCGCGCCGGCGGGCAGCGATTCGCCGCGCATCACGCGCGCGCAACTGGTCGCGGTGATCCGTCAGCGCCTCGACGCGATGATGGGGGAGATCGGGAAGACGCTGAAGGACCTGCATTTCGTCGGACCGGTCGGGCGTCAGGTCGTACTCGTCGGCGGCGGCGCCGACCTGAAAGGTCTGGCCGACTATACGCAGAGCGCGCTTGGGCGCGCGGCGCGCGTCGGGCGACCGCGCGGTCTGCACGGCCTGCCCGATGCCCATGGCGGACCGGCTTTCGCGACGCTCGCGGGTCTGGTTCTCTATGCGGCATCAGACCCGGTGGACCTTCGCGATCTGCCGATGATGGCGCAGGATATCTACCGGCCGAAGAGCGCGGGTATCCTCAATCGATTGATGGCTGCTCTCAAAAGCAGTTTCTGA
- the ftsZ gene encoding cell division protein FtsZ, with the protein MSINIGPPQVDELKPRIAVIGVGGAGGNAIANMIAARVEGVDFIVANTDAQALNASPAERRIQLGTQITQGLGAGSRPEVGRAAAEESIAQVEEALNGAHMCFVAAGMGGGTGTGAAPVIAKAARDRGILTVGVVTKPFTFEGQRRMRSADSGIAELQDHVDTLIVIPNQNLFLVANPNTTFKEAFTMADEVLQQGVRGITDLMVMPGLINLDFADVRSVMREMGKAMMGTGEAEGDGRALEAAQKAIANPLLDGVSMAGAKGVIISITGGEDMRLMEVDEAANHIRELVDPDANIIWGSAFNDSLDGKIRVSVVATGIDSAGDPSAQAAPASRSFSFQPARTAAPLPVVEEPVEAAAPEVPVEAPAEIGNDPAPGFSLGDAPQAEAPAEAVAEEEPMELSQVAAHYDDTADELVLSEPEAPAAGGYQPAAPAGDAAPHAAPAEDAPTRALGGGTLFERMSRLSRGSTAEREDDKEDGVDIPRFLGRQNNQ; encoded by the coding sequence ATGAGCATCAATATTGGCCCGCCGCAGGTCGATGAACTGAAGCCGCGCATCGCGGTGATCGGGGTCGGCGGTGCCGGGGGCAATGCCATCGCCAACATGATCGCCGCCCGCGTCGAGGGTGTCGATTTCATCGTCGCGAACACCGACGCGCAGGCGCTGAACGCCTCGCCGGCCGAGCGGCGCATCCAGTTGGGGACGCAGATCACCCAGGGGCTGGGCGCGGGCTCGCGCCCCGAAGTCGGGCGCGCGGCGGCCGAGGAAAGCATCGCGCAGGTCGAGGAAGCGCTGAACGGCGCGCATATGTGCTTCGTCGCGGCCGGCATGGGCGGCGGCACCGGCACCGGCGCCGCGCCGGTAATCGCCAAGGCCGCGCGCGACCGCGGCATCCTGACCGTCGGCGTCGTGACCAAGCCCTTCACCTTCGAGGGGCAGCGCCGTATGCGGTCGGCGGACTCGGGCATCGCCGAGCTTCAGGACCATGTCGATACGCTGATCGTCATTCCCAACCAGAATCTCTTCCTCGTCGCCAATCCGAACACGACGTTCAAAGAAGCTTTCACCATGGCGGATGAAGTGCTCCAGCAGGGCGTTCGCGGCATCACCGATCTGATGGTCATGCCGGGCCTCATCAACCTCGACTTCGCCGACGTGCGCAGCGTGATGCGCGAAATGGGCAAGGCGATGATGGGCACCGGCGAAGCCGAAGGCGACGGCCGCGCGCTCGAGGCGGCGCAAAAGGCGATTGCCAACCCGCTGCTCGACGGCGTGTCGATGGCGGGCGCGAAGGGCGTCATCATCTCGATCACCGGCGGTGAGGACATGCGCCTGATGGAAGTGGATGAAGCGGCCAACCATATCCGCGAACTGGTCGATCCCGACGCGAACATCATCTGGGGCAGCGCTTTCAACGACAGCCTCGACGGCAAGATTCGCGTGTCGGTCGTCGCGACCGGCATCGACAGTGCTGGCGACCCGTCGGCGCAGGCCGCGCCAGCGTCGCGCAGCTTCTCGTTCCAGCCCGCCCGCACCGCCGCGCCCCTGCCGGTCGTCGAAGAGCCGGTCGAGGCGGCCGCGCCCGAGGTGCCGGTCGAGGCTCCTGCCGAAATCGGCAACGATCCGGCGCCGGGCTTTTCGCTCGGCGACGCGCCGCAGGCCGAAGCGCCCGCCGAGGCGGTCGCCGAAGAAGAGCCGATGGAGCTTTCGCAGGTCGCGGCGCACTATGACGACACCGCCGACGAACTGGTGCTCAGCGAGCCCGAAGCCCCGGCCGCCGGCGGTTATCAGCCTGCGGCTCCCGCCGGCGACGCCGCGCCGCATGCCGCGCCCGCCGAAGATGCGCCGACGCGCGCGCTTGGCGGCGGAACCCTGTTCGAGCGCATGTCGCGTCTGTCGCGCGGTTCGACCGCCGAGCGCGAAGACGACAAGGAAGACGGGGTCGACATCCCGCGTTTCCTGGGGCGGCAAAACAACCAGTAA